A stretch of Fusarium poae strain DAOMC 252244 chromosome 2, whole genome shotgun sequence DNA encodes these proteins:
- a CDS encoding hypothetical protein (TransMembrane:1 (o19-37i)): protein MPSAQPIRGDAFGSPDSNLDYDVLIIGAGLSGILSLYRMRELGLKTRVIEAGSGEGGTWFWNRYPGARFDSESYSYIFSFSQEVLDEWNWTEHFAPQPETLRYIQYLTDKFDLKRDMQFNTRVKSAMFQQDTSSWLLEDEDGAQYTCRYLITAMGILNQPTLPNIPGVQNFKGQAWHTARWLSDASALNGKRVGIIGTGATAIQTIQAISDKVGHLTVFQRTPNWTAPLRNKKISPKEMDEIRTRYPEIFQKCAESYACFIHVGNSRSVFSMTEEERQEEWEKLYAEPGFAKVLSVSSDIFTDHKANELYSKFHADKIRARINDPEVAEKLIPKNHGFGTRRVPLESGYFEVFNQSNVKLVDIREDPISQITETGIQTEDAFYELDVLIYATGFDAVTGSFNAVDIQGRNGTSLKDVWAEGIRTFLGLTVQDFPNMFMIMGPHQMFGNIPRSIEYAANWVAEFIRYARDNKIISAEATDKGMEEWTQHVHECGKGLLANEVDSWMTGVNKNLAHKQKRSMTRYNGPAPGYRKRCDEVKERDYSDFALTYA from the exons ATGCCTTCAGCACAACCAATTCGTGGTGATGCCTTTGGATCGCCTGACAGCAACTTAGACTATGATGTTCTCATCATTGGTGCTGGACTCAGTGGTATCCTCAGTCTGTACCGTATGCGGGAACTTGGCTTGAAGACACGAGTCATTGAAGCAGGATCCGGAGAGGGCGGTACTTGGTTCTGGAACAGGTATCCTGGTGCCCGGTTTGATTCAGAGAGCTACTCATACATCTTCTCATTCTCACAAGAAGTTCTGGATGAGTGGAACTGGACTGAACACTTTGCTCCCCAACCAGAAACCCTTCGGTACATCCAGTATCTCACAGACAAGTTTGACTTGAAGCGTGATATGCAATTCAATACACGCGTCAAATCGGCAATGTTCCAACAAGATACGTCCTCGTGGCTAttggaggatgaagatggcgCGCAGTACACATGTCGCTACCTCATCACCGCCATGGGCATTCTTAACCAACCAACTTTACCAAACATTCCCGGCGTACAGAACTTCAAGGGACAAGCTTGGCATACAGCTAGATGGCTAAGCGACGCTTCCGCTCTAAACGGCAAGCGGGTGGGCATCATCGGTACAG GTGCAACGGCAATACAAACCATACAAGCCATCTCAGACAAGGTCGGTCACTTGACAGTTTTCCAAAGAACTCCGAATTGGACAGCTCCACTACGTAATAAGAAGATCAGCCCAAaagagatggatgagatTCGCACAAGATACCCAGAAATCTTCCAGAAATGTGCCGAATCGTACGCATGCTTCATTCACGTTGGTAACAGCAGGAGCGTGTTCTCTATGACGGAAGAGGAGCGTCaggaagagtgggagaagcTATATGCCGAACCCGGTTTCGCCAAAGTTCTCAGTGTGTCTTCAGACATCTTTACAGATCACAAGGCGAATGAGCTTTACAGCAAGTTCCACGCGGATAAGATCCGTGCTCGTATCAATGATCCAGAAGTGGCTGAGAAATTGATTCCCAAGAACCATGGCTTTGGTACAAGGAGGGTTCCTCTTGAAAGTGGTTACTTTGAGGTTTTCAATCAGTCAAATGTCAAGTTGGTTGATATCAGGGAGGACCCGATTTCTCAGATCACAGAGACTGGTATCCAGACAGAAGATGCGTTTTATGAGCTTGATGTTCTCATCTATGCTACTGGCTTCGACGCTGTCACTGGTTCTTTCAACGCTGTTGATATCCAGGGCCGAAATGGAACGAGTCTAAAGGATGTCTGGGCCGAGGGCATCAGAACCTTCCTCGGACTTACTGTCCAGGACTTTCCCAATATGTTTATGATCATGGGTCCTCATCAAATGTTTGGAAATATCCCAAG ATCCATCGAGTATGCAGCAAACTGGGTTGCCGAGTTTATACGATATGCCCGTGACAACAAGATTATCAGTGCTGAAGCGACTGACAAGGGTATGGAGGAGTGGACGCAGCATGTGCATGAATGCGGAAAGGGTTTATTGGCTAATGAAGTTGACTCTTGGATGACTGGGGTTAACAAGAACTTGGCCCATAAGCAGAAGAGGTCCATGACAAGATATAATGGTCCTGCACCAGGGTATCGAAAGCGATGTGATGAGGTGAAGGAGAGGGATTATTCTGACTTTGCGTTGACATACGCTTGA
- a CDS encoding hypothetical protein (TransMembrane:12 (i63-81o101-119i131-148o160-180i192-211o223-243i291-316o328-349i356-376o382-404i416-437o449-469i)) — protein MSDSEKGAAVHHREETSMTPKQGAEVDTIHQDEAMRVLEAYRGDEVWTEAEEKKLRRKIDWKLMPVLCATYGLQYYDKAMLSQAALFGLREDLGLLTGDRYAMSAAIFYLGFIIGAYPAMMIAQRYPIERVASGIVTIWGICLMLTVVCKDYKTLYTQRFFLGLLESGISPMFMMIVGSFYKKNEQAMRMGIWYSCTGYVSIISPIINYGFGQINGGVSSWRYMYYFAGALTIVWGIILVFVLPPDPVRAKGFNERERYILVARLKTNNSGVRNTHLKVAQIWELLLDPKFWVVFSIAFLSMIANAPISTFVPIIIHGFGFSTLNSLLLMMPCGAYAGTLQLLFPYLAYKYRNNRSYLVFIAQMGTVLAALLLWLLPLSATGALLFAVYILPSVGGGYAVLMGLQIANTAGYTKRSVASSGLYIGYCLGNFVGPLCFKKGDAPRFEPGFIVVVVTSIIAGLLALVYRGLCMWSNSKRDKSGTTEGFDHAYEDDLTDKKNMQFRYIL, from the exons ATGTCTGATTCTGAAAAAGGCGCAGCTGTACATCATCGAGAGGAGACAAGCATGACTCCCAAGCAAGGAGCCGAAGTTGACACCATCCATCAGGATGAGGCCATGAGAGTTTTAGAGGCCTATAGGGGTGATGAAGTTTGGACTGAGGCGGAGGAGAAAAAGTTGCGCCGCAAGATTGATTGGAAGCTTATGCCTGTTCTCTGTGCAACAT ATGGACTTCAGTACTACGACAAAGCCATGCTTTCCCAAGCA GCTTTGTTCGGACTCAGAGAAGATCTCGGTCTTCTCACCGGAGATCGATATGCCATGTCGGCTGCCATTTTCTACCTCGGTTTCATCATTGGAGCGTATCCAGCAATGATGATTGCTCAACGATATCCTATCGAACGAGTTGCTTCCGGTATTGTCACAATTTGGGGTATCTGCCTCATGTTGACTGTGGTTTGCAAAGATTACAAGACACTTTATACGCAACGTTTCTTCCTCGGTTTATTGGAGAGTGGTATCAGCCCCATGTTCATGATGATAGTG GgaagcttttataaaaagaatgaACAAGCCATGCGCATGGGTATTTGGTACTCTTGTACTGGCTACGTCTCGATAATCTCTCCCATCATCAACTACGGGTTCGGTCAAATCAACGGAGGGGTATCATCTTGGCGATATATGTACTACTTCGCCGGCGCTCTGACTATCGTCTGGGGAATAatccttgtctttgttctCCCTCCCGATCCCGTCCGTGCCAAGGGCTTCAACGAGAGAGAAAGATACATCTTGGTTGCCAGACTCAAGACCAACAACTCTGGTGTCCGCAACACTCATCTCAAAGTTGCTCAGATCTGGGAACTCTTGCTTGATCCCAAGTTCTGGGTTGTATTCTCCATCGCTTTCTTATCCATGATTGCCAATGCCCCCATTTCTACCTTTGTCCCCATCATCATCCACGGTTTCGGCTTCAGCACCCTCAACTCTCTGTTGCTTATGATGCCTTGTGGCGCATATGCTGGAACGCTTCAGCTTCTGTTCCCCTACCTGGCCTACAAATACAGAAACAACAGATCCTACTTGGTTTTTATTGCTCAGATGGGCACTGTCCTCGCTGCGTTGCTTCTctggcttcttccactcTCGGCTACTGGGGCACTACTCTTTGCTGTGTACATTCTCCCATCCGTGGGCGGCGGCTATGCTGTTCTCATGGGTCTTCAAATTGCCAACACTGCCGGGTACACCAAGCGTTCCGTCGCATCATCTGGTCTCTATATCGGCTACTGTCTCGGCAATTTTGTTGGTCCTCTCTGTTTTAAGAAAGGAGACGCACCTCGCTTTGAACCTGGTTTTATTGTTGTCGTCGTTACTTCAATTATAGCCGGTCTGCTTGCTCTTGTTTATCGTGGTCTATGCATGTGGTCCAATAGCAAGCGCGACAAGTCTGGTACCACCGAAGGATTTGATCATGCTTATGAGGATGACCTCACTGATAAGAAG AACATGCAATTCCGGTACATCCTTTGA